From the Deinococcus radiophilus genome, one window contains:
- the pfkA gene encoding 6-phosphofructokinase, producing the protein MTTPNDLDLSGERQAKNLQVENVAGLRRIGVLTSGGDAPGMNAAVRAVVRTAAFHGLETVGIRRGFNGLHDGEMGLIGPRDVANIIQRGGTRLLTARSQAWMTPEGRAQGAEHLRHWEVDGLVVIGGDGSFQGAHLLAQEYGIRVIGVPGTIDNDLYGTDYTIGYHTAVQTALDAVDRLRDTGASHERIFVIEVMGRHAGHIAVEVALAGGAEEVLVPERPADLEAVADEVQRSIKRGKTSSIIIVAEGFPGGAEGAASAINERIGEETRVSILGHIQRGGSPVARDRVLASVLGRAATEALMAGRSDVMVGEVGHMLNFVPLEHTWTRRKDVTDTQYDTAKLLSI; encoded by the coding sequence ATGACCACGCCAAATGACCTAGATCTATCCGGCGAGCGGCAGGCCAAGAATCTGCAGGTGGAGAACGTGGCTGGGCTCCGGCGCATCGGGGTGCTGACCAGTGGGGGAGACGCGCCTGGCATGAATGCGGCGGTGCGCGCCGTGGTACGGACTGCCGCCTTTCATGGCCTGGAAACGGTCGGCATTCGCCGGGGTTTCAATGGCTTGCATGACGGAGAAATGGGCCTGATCGGGCCACGGGATGTCGCCAACATCATTCAACGGGGTGGAACCCGGCTGTTGACGGCCCGCAGTCAGGCGTGGATGACCCCAGAGGGACGCGCACAGGGGGCGGAGCATCTCCGACACTGGGAGGTGGACGGCCTCGTGGTTATCGGTGGTGACGGCTCGTTCCAGGGGGCTCATCTCCTGGCGCAGGAGTACGGCATTCGGGTGATAGGGGTTCCCGGCACCATCGACAACGACCTGTACGGCACGGATTATACCATTGGGTACCACACGGCAGTGCAGACCGCACTGGACGCGGTGGATAGGCTGCGTGACACTGGGGCCAGCCACGAACGCATCTTCGTGATCGAAGTGATGGGCCGTCATGCCGGTCATATCGCGGTAGAGGTGGCGCTGGCCGGAGGCGCTGAGGAAGTGCTGGTGCCTGAGCGCCCAGCTGATCTGGAAGCGGTGGCCGATGAAGTGCAGCGCAGTATCAAGCGTGGCAAAACCAGCTCCATCATCATTGTGGCGGAGGGCTTTCCGGGTGGCGCTGAAGGTGCAGCGTCGGCCATTAACGAGCGAATCGGTGAGGAGACGCGTGTCAGTATTCTGGGGCATATCCAGCGCGGGGGCAGCCCAGTGGCCCGTGACCGGGTGCTGGCCTCAGTCCTGGGCCGCGCGGCCACCGAGGCGCTGATGGCTGGTCGCAGTGACGTCATGGTGGGGGAAGTGGGCCATATGCTGAACTTCGTGCCCCTTGAGCACACCTGGACCCGCCGCAAGGATGTCACCGACACTCAGTACGACACCGCTAAACTGCTGAGTATCTGA
- a CDS encoding YcjF family protein yields the protein MLPPIVSQIMDNFNFDVDPTLSREENAEEVIKSAALLSGAVSIEPLPFADMLILTPLQAKMVLHIGKIYGFDITPERSSEIARELGVTVAYGMAARQFMRGMAKIALPVVGGVVTAPLVYGWTFALGRMAQTYFERKIDGLPFQAEERAQVVQEAKQQSRRVLPSSQDFSELAEELRRRAREREQGSSSAPKDIDQSQDRQH from the coding sequence ATGTTGCCGCCAATTGTCAGTCAGATTATGGACAACTTCAACTTCGATGTTGACCCCACACTCAGCCGTGAGGAGAACGCCGAAGAAGTGATCAAAAGTGCCGCGCTGCTCTCAGGCGCCGTGTCCATTGAGCCACTGCCCTTTGCCGATATGCTGATCCTGACTCCTTTGCAGGCCAAGATGGTGCTGCACATCGGGAAGATTTACGGCTTTGACATCACCCCGGAGCGCTCCAGTGAGATTGCCCGTGAACTGGGGGTCACGGTGGCTTACGGCATGGCCGCCCGGCAGTTTATGCGGGGAATGGCCAAAATCGCACTGCCAGTGGTGGGCGGCGTAGTCACGGCCCCACTGGTCTACGGCTGGACGTTCGCCCTGGGCCGCATGGCTCAGACCTACTTTGAGCGCAAGATTGATGGGCTGCCTTTCCAGGCTGAAGAGCGCGCGCAGGTGGTGCAGGAAGCCAAGCAGCAAAGCCGCCGGGTGCTGCCCAGCAGCCAGGACTTCAGTGAATTGGCCGAGGAACTGCGCCGCCGCGCCCGTGAACGTGAACAGGGCAGTTCATCGGCACCCAAGGACATTGATCAGTCCCAGGACCGCCAGCACTAA
- the rsmI gene encoding 16S rRNA (cytidine(1402)-2'-O)-methyltransferase, with the protein MADSEQNGPEAGQLWLVPTPVGNLGDITYRAVEVLRNADAVACEDTRRTGVLLQHLGLKRPLVRLDAHTMYRAPQVLEQYPRLAYVSDAGTPGISDPGAELLQAALERGLAVEVLPGATAFVPALVLSGLPTARFTFEGFLPRSGRERRERLEAIAVRTETSVLYESPHRLGATLSDLAQACSPDRQASVTRELTKRYEETRRGSLQDLAAHFAEGVRGEIVVVVAGADRAEQASAGPDPETLAAELAGQGLSTRDLRAALMERGLSKNDAYALALRLRES; encoded by the coding sequence GTGGCTGATTCGGAACAGAACGGGCCAGAAGCTGGGCAACTGTGGCTGGTGCCGACCCCAGTGGGTAACCTGGGTGACATAACCTACCGGGCGGTTGAGGTACTTCGCAACGCCGATGCTGTCGCCTGTGAGGACACTCGCCGCACTGGGGTACTGCTGCAACATCTGGGCCTCAAGCGGCCCCTGGTGCGGTTGGATGCCCACACCATGTACCGTGCGCCGCAGGTGCTGGAGCAGTATCCACGCCTGGCCTATGTGAGCGATGCAGGCACACCTGGAATCTCCGATCCGGGAGCTGAACTGCTCCAGGCTGCCCTGGAACGTGGGCTGGCTGTTGAAGTCCTGCCGGGAGCGACAGCTTTTGTCCCAGCGCTGGTGCTTTCAGGCCTGCCGACCGCCCGTTTTACCTTCGAAGGGTTTCTGCCGCGCTCGGGCCGCGAGCGCCGCGAACGCCTGGAAGCCATTGCGGTCCGCACCGAAACAAGTGTGCTGTACGAAAGCCCCCACCGCCTGGGGGCCACCCTGAGTGATCTGGCCCAGGCCTGTTCCCCAGACCGCCAGGCCAGCGTAACCCGCGAACTGACCAAGCGCTACGAGGAAACCCGCCGGGGCAGCTTGCAGGACCTGGCAGCCCACTTCGCAGAAGGTGTCCGTGGTGAAATCGTGGTGGTGGTGGCGGGGGCAGACCGTGCCGAGCAGGCCAGCGCTGGGCCTGACCCGGAGACTTTGGCTGCGGAATTGGCCGGACAGGGCCTGAGTACCCGTGACCTGCGTGCTGCCCTGATGGAGCGGGGCCTGAGTAAGAACGATGCTTACGCCCTGGCCCTGCGCCTGCGTGAATCCTGA
- a CDS encoding NUDIX hydrolase translates to MSWLSETLPIKRASHVYLVQGDQLLLVQEKMDDGSIFYGLPGGKARPGESLAAAAERQVRQETGLTISELNFVSLLEGEILAGTPHACFANFGRFTAQFTGELMPTDPEVVGVSWVPLGQVENLMRYGPPPECEERSPLIWLPTRDFVRGQPRSYYPI, encoded by the coding sequence ATGAGCTGGCTGTCCGAGACCCTGCCGATCAAGCGGGCCAGCCATGTGTATCTGGTCCAAGGTGATCAGCTGCTGCTGGTGCAGGAAAAAATGGATGATGGCAGCATCTTTTACGGCTTGCCTGGCGGTAAGGCCCGGCCCGGCGAGAGCCTGGCGGCGGCAGCCGAGCGTCAGGTGCGCCAGGAAACCGGACTGACCATCTCGGAGCTGAACTTCGTCAGTCTGCTGGAAGGCGAAATCCTAGCTGGCACACCACACGCTTGCTTCGCCAATTTCGGGCGGTTTACGGCTCAGTTCACCGGAGAATTGATGCCCACCGATCCGGAAGTGGTCGGCGTCAGTTGGGTCCCATTGGGACAGGTGGAGAACCTGATGCGCTACGGCCCGCCGCCAGAGTGCGAGGAGCGATCACCACTGATCTGGCTTCCTACACGTGATTTTGTACGGGGTCAGCCTCGCTCCTACTACCCGATCTGA
- the cysS gene encoding cysteine--tRNA ligase, which yields MTQPEKTSPARIPDPDIFLYDTLQRQKVRFEPTSPGRVGFYLCGPTVYSDAHLGHAKANVAFDVVRRTFEHFGYSVRFVSNITDVGHLQNDSDDGEDKLLARARLEQLEPMEVADKYFWSFSDDMRALNVKRPSINPRATGHVPEQIALIEELIARGHAYESAGSVYFDVRSWPEYGKLSGRRLDEQAEGTREAVREEKRDPRDFALWKRAESGHIMRWDSPWGTGFPGWHIECSAMSLKYLGEGFDIHGGGLDLQFPHHEAEIAQAEAAGHPFARYWMHNNMLTIGGEKMSKSKGNFTTIADILKRHDPAVVRFLLISSHYRSVTEMNEEAFAAAASGYARLTGTLQAIERALEEAPAGAADRQDEGLVAKIRTHVQAFEDAMRDDFNTPKAVAELFGLSSLMNTALNSGTVATAALEEGRRAFTELGGEVLGLFTQSETPNEDSAMLVETLMELVLQARQSYRLNKQYADADRLRDTLSSAGISIEDTKEGVRWKR from the coding sequence ATGACCCAGCCGGAAAAGACCAGCCCAGCCCGCATCCCTGACCCCGACATTTTCCTGTACGACACCTTGCAGCGTCAAAAAGTCCGCTTTGAACCTACGTCGCCGGGCCGGGTAGGCTTTTATCTGTGTGGGCCGACGGTCTACAGTGACGCGCACCTGGGCCACGCCAAGGCCAACGTCGCCTTCGACGTGGTGCGGCGAACCTTCGAGCACTTCGGGTATAGCGTGCGCTTCGTCAGCAACATCACGGATGTAGGTCACCTCCAGAACGACTCGGACGACGGCGAGGACAAGTTGCTGGCCCGCGCCCGGCTGGAGCAACTCGAACCGATGGAAGTGGCCGACAAGTACTTCTGGTCGTTCTCGGACGATATGCGGGCGCTGAATGTCAAGCGTCCCAGCATCAACCCCCGCGCCACTGGGCACGTGCCAGAGCAGATCGCGCTGATTGAGGAACTGATCGCACGCGGTCACGCCTACGAATCGGCGGGCAGCGTATATTTCGACGTTCGTTCCTGGCCAGAGTATGGCAAGCTGTCGGGCCGCCGTCTGGACGAGCAGGCCGAAGGGACCCGCGAAGCCGTGCGGGAGGAAAAGCGCGATCCGCGTGATTTTGCCCTCTGGAAACGGGCCGAAAGTGGCCACATCATGCGCTGGGACTCGCCGTGGGGCACAGGTTTTCCTGGCTGGCACATCGAATGCTCGGCCATGAGCCTCAAATATCTGGGCGAAGGCTTCGACATTCACGGGGGCGGTTTGGACCTGCAATTCCCCCACCACGAGGCGGAAATCGCCCAGGCCGAAGCGGCGGGCCACCCTTTTGCCCGTTACTGGATGCACAACAACATGCTGACCATCGGCGGCGAGAAAATGTCCAAATCCAAGGGCAACTTTACGACGATTGCCGATATCTTGAAGCGGCATGACCCGGCGGTGGTGCGCTTCTTACTGATCAGCAGTCACTACCGCTCGGTCACGGAGATGAACGAAGAGGCCTTTGCGGCAGCGGCCAGCGGCTATGCGCGGCTGACTGGCACATTGCAGGCCATTGAACGGGCCCTAGAAGAAGCCCCTGCTGGCGCAGCGGACCGTCAGGATGAAGGTCTGGTGGCCAAGATTCGGACCCATGTCCAGGCCTTTGAAGACGCCATGCGCGACGACTTCAATACCCCCAAGGCCGTCGCAGAACTTTTCGGCCTAAGCAGCTTGATGAACACAGCGCTGAACAGTGGAACCGTGGCCACTGCTGCTCTGGAAGAAGGCCGCCGGGCCTTTACAGAGCTGGGAGGCGAAGTCCTGGGACTGTTCACTCAAAGTGAAACGCCGAATGAAGACAGCGCAATGCTCGTGGAAACACTTATGGAACTGGTTCTACAGGCCCGTCAAAGTTACCGTTTGAATAAACAATACGCTGACGCCGACCGCCTCCGCGATACGCTGAGCAGCGCGGGAATCAGTATCGAAGATACCAAAGAAGGTGTGCGCTGGAAGCGGTAA
- a CDS encoding acyl-CoA thioesterase has product MSATEFPASLTSLRVRYAETDAMGVAHHAVYPVWFEVGRSDLMRAAGLSYAEIEKQGYYLMLTDLGVNYRRAARYEQELTLHTRVEEVRSRTLRFGYDLFGSSGDPVASGHTSHIVTDHNYRPQRLPEHLLVALQGQAGEAQA; this is encoded by the coding sequence ATGTCCGCCACCGAGTTTCCCGCCTCCCTCACCTCTCTGCGGGTTCGCTACGCTGAAACCGATGCGATGGGGGTCGCCCATCACGCCGTGTATCCAGTGTGGTTCGAGGTGGGCCGCAGTGACCTGATGCGCGCCGCTGGCCTCAGCTACGCCGAGATCGAAAAGCAGGGCTATTATCTGATGCTGACCGACCTGGGCGTGAACTATCGCCGCGCGGCCCGGTACGAGCAGGAATTGACGCTGCACACCCGCGTGGAGGAAGTGCGCTCACGGACCCTGCGCTTCGGATATGACCTGTTCGGCTCCAGCGGCGACCCCGTAGCGAGTGGTCATACCTCACACATCGTGACTGACCACAATTACCGTCCTCAACGCCTACCAGAACATCTGCTGGTGGCCCTGCAAGGGCAAGCGGGGGAGGCACAAGCATGA